The Pirellulales bacterium genomic sequence TGCTGTTAGAGAACGGAGTAACACCATTGCTCGGTCAATCGGCGGTACGATTCGAGGAAGCCAGGGGTGGACTAGTCGTCCATCTTAAATCGGGGCAACAAATATCGGCGCAACTCGTGATTCTCGGAGTGGGTGTACGTCCGGAGAACAAACTGGCGGTTGAGGCAGGCCTGGATGTCGGTCCCCGAGGAGGCATTCGCGTCAGCGAATATCTGCAAACGAGCGACCCGGATATCTACGCGGTGGGAGACGCCGTTGAAGTCAAGGATGTAGTAACCGGTGATGCAACACAAGTTGCCCTTGCTGGTCCCGCCAATCGCCAAGGGCGAATTGCAGCAGACAACGTATTTGGCCGGTCGATGAAGTATCGCGGCACCCAGGGCACCGCAATTGTCGGTGTTTTTGATCGCACGATTGCGATGACTGGTGCTTCAGAAAAAAACCTTCGCCGCGTCAATCGACCATTCCGCAAAGTCTACGTTCACCCGCTGCATCATGCGGGATACTATCCGGGCGCGGAAACGATGACGCTGAAAATCTTGTTTGATCCTGAATCCGGAAAACTGCTGGGCGCACAGGCGGTCGGCAGTTCAGGCGTCGACAAGCGAATCGATGTACTTTCCGTGGCAATTCAAGCAGGCATGACAGTATACGACTTGGAGGAAATGGAACTGGCATACGCTCCACAATTCGGTTCGGCCAAAGATCCCGTTAATATGGCTGGCTTTGTGGCGGCTGGATTATTGCGCGGCGATCATCCGCAAGTCGATGTTGAGGCAATCATAGTGGCATCACCAAGCGAAAAGCCGACGCTACTTGATGTCCGGACACCGGATGAATATGCGGATGGTCACATTCCAGTGGCCATCAACATTCCGATCGATGAACTCCGGCAGCGACTGGACGAATTGCCGCAAAAGCGCCCGATTGCCGTTTATTGTCAGGTTGGGCAACGCGGCTATCTAGCGACTCGGATTCTAAGACAAAAAGGATATTCCGCGTCGAATATTACGGGTGGCTATAGAACGTATCTACTTTTTCAACCGCGCCAGTTGGCAGTTTGCCAATCGTTAAGGGCCGCTACCCTTGAATTAAAGTGAAGTTAAAAATTCGCATTTCGGCACAGGAGTTTAAGGCTCCATCCCCGGTGGTAGCAATTCAAGCAACTACCTTGCGACTTGTCCGAAACTCAACATTTTCTCATCCGCAAAGTCCGTGTATTATGGCTGCCTGTTTTCAGGATGCCCTCACTTCATGATGACGCCGATGAGTGCGAACTTGCCAAAGAGCATTTTATGCCTTCGTAACTACGACATTAAAAAGCTGCCCGGAGATCTAGCCGCGGGCTTGACCGTTGGATTTTACCAGGCACAGCCGCAACCAGCTCAATTGATGCACCAAGCTGAATTCGAGCAGCACATGGGTGCTGAAAATATCTGTCCCAACTTCCGCGCGGCATTGGAGCGTGCCATTGTCGTTTACTTGTAAGCGCTTCAGGAAACACACCCCGCTGCTTAGAGCGTCGCCGTGCGGGATCGACCGTTCAGTTCAAAGCCGTAGTCATGCCGACCAGATCGATCCAGACGCAGCAACGCCTCCGGCCCGATTTTTGACAAAATAAATCACTTTGGTTTGTCGATATTTAGTAGCTTGCACGGCAATCACGGCTTATGATGGCGGACAGCCAGGCATGTTGCGGGAACAGACGGCGTGCCAAATCGACCCGATCGAATTGGAGTGCGCCCATGAATTGCAAACTCGTCGCCGGCGTGGTCGTGCTAACCGCAATGTTCTTCTCGAACATGGCCTGGGCCCAGGTCAATGTCCAAGGCAGTTCCACTTCTCATGTTGTTGATGTGACCGCCAACCCCAATGTGGTCAACGACGCCCATAGTTTCAATAACACGACGCCGGCTACCGTCGTGACGCCGACAACCACCAGTTCCACGGGGACGATGGCCTTCGGCAGCGCCAGCGGAAACGTGACCGCCTCGGAAGGCTTGTTTCAAGGATTTTCCACCGCGATGTATGCCAACACCGGCCAGAATGAATACGCGGAAACCGACGTGCGGGCCTCGGCCAACGACTTGGCCATCATCACCTCCGCCACGTTGCCGGCGAACACGCCGATAACGATGATCTTTTCGTTG encodes the following:
- a CDS encoding FAD-dependent oxidoreductase encodes the protein MKLIIVGGVAGGASAAARARRLSEDAEIILFERGPDVSFANCGLPYYVGGEIAERAKLLVTTAERLRSRFNLDVRTGASVESMDRAAKKVHTREVATGRQYEESYDKLILAPGAAPLRPPIPGIDLPGVFTLRNLQDVDHIKQRVDRGVKQAVVVGAGFIGLELVENFVRRGIATTVVELQDQVLPPLDKEMTTPINEVLLENGVTPLLGQSAVRFEEARGGLVVHLKSGQQISAQLVILGVGVRPENKLAVEAGLDVGPRGGIRVSEYLQTSDPDIYAVGDAVEVKDVVTGDATQVALAGPANRQGRIAADNVFGRSMKYRGTQGTAIVGVFDRTIAMTGASEKNLRRVNRPFRKVYVHPLHHAGYYPGAETMTLKILFDPESGKLLGAQAVGSSGVDKRIDVLSVAIQAGMTVYDLEEMELAYAPQFGSAKDPVNMAGFVAAGLLRGDHPQVDVEAIIVASPSEKPTLLDVRTPDEYADGHIPVAINIPIDELRQRLDELPQKRPIAVYCQVGQRGYLATRILRQKGYSASNITGGYRTYLLFQPRQLAVCQSLRAATLELK